DNA sequence from the Gemmatimonadota bacterium genome:
GGCTTCGCCGCTGCCTGCCTCGAGGGCCGCGGGCGCGGCCGCGGCGGCAAGTGCGGCGCTCTCCGCGGGCAGCGGCACCTGGGCGGGCAGACGGATGGTGAAGGTCGAGCCTCTGCCCAGCTTGCTGGCCGCGCGGACGTCGCCGCCCAGCATCTGGCAGAAGCGCCTGGTGATGGCCAGGCCGAGCCCGGTGCCGCCGTACTTGCGCGCCGTGGACGCGTCCGCCTGGGAGAAGGGCTGGAAGAGCCTGGAAAGCTGCTCGGGCGTCATGCCGATACCGGAGTCCTTCACGCGGAAGCGCAGCCACTCGACACGCCGCTCGCCCTCCGCCCACTCACGCCGCACTTCCAGGGTGATCGAGCCGCCTTCCGTGAACTTGCAGGCGTTGCTCAGCAGGTTCAGCAGACACTGGCGGACCTTGACCTGATCGGAGTACATCGAGCCCGGCGAGTCGCCACGGACCAGCTTCAGCCGGTTGGACCGCTTCTCGAGCAGCGGCTGGATGGTGGTGGCGACCTCGTCCACCATGCGTCCCACGTCGAAGCTCTCGAGGTAGAGCTCGGTGCGGCCGGCCTCGATCTTCGAGAGGTCCAGGATATCGTTGATGAGGCCCAACAGGTGCCGGCCCGCCGCCTGGATCTTCTGCAGGTCGGGGACCAGCGGCTGCTGGCCCAGCTCGTGGGCCTCCTCCTCCAGCATCTCGCTGTAGCCGATGATGGCGTTCAGCGGCGTGCGCAGCTCGTGGCTCATGTTGGCCAGGAACTGGCTCTTGGCTCGGTTGGCCGACTCCGCCAGCTCGCGCGCGTGCAGCAGCTCGCTGATGTCGTGGTAAAGCGCCATGAGGCCGACCAGCTCCCCCTCCACCAGGACGGGAACGGCCAACATCTCCACATCAATGAGCGTTCCGTCCTTGCGACGTCGCTTCACAATGCCGTGGGCGCTGCTGGCCAGCGCCTGGTAGGTGTAGGCCACCGCCTCCGAGCGGCTGGCCTCCGTGGTCACGAGTGAATCGAGGTTGCGCCCGTGCACCTCCTCCTCGCTCCAGCCGAAGAGCTTCTCGAAGGCGGGGTTCACGCCCATGATGTTGTGCTCGAGGTCCAGGGTGACAATGGAGACGGGGCTCTTGCGCACCACGGCCTCGAAGTACTGTTTCTGCTGCTGCGCGGCGGTGAAGAGCCGGGCGTTCTCGATGGCCACGGCCGCCTGCGGCCCGAACAGGTTGAGCAGGCGGACGTCCTGCGGCCCGAAGTGCCGGGCCGGGTCTCCGTCCCAGACGTTGATGGCGCCCACCAGGCGCCCGCCGATCAGCAGGGGCGCGACCACCACGGCGTGGGCGCCCACCTCGCCGTACTGCACGGAGCGGCCCTCCCAGGTCTGGTAGTCCGGGATGATCATGGGCTGGCGCGTCCTGGCGACGTGACCCATGGCGCCCTCGCCCACGGCGAGGCGCCGGCCGGTCGAGCCCTGGCCGGTGCGGTAGTTGGCGGCGATCACCAGCTCGGCTTTGGCCTCGTCCCAGACGGCCAGCTCGCCACCTGTCGCGTTCAGCAGGCCCACCGCGCGCCCGAGCACGGCCTGCAGCAGCCTGCCCAGCTCGAGCTCGGCCGAGAGATCGGCAATGGTAGCAAAGAGCGCTTCCTGCTCGTCGGCGCGGCGGCGCTCCGCTTCGAGGAGTCGGCGCTCCTGCGCCACCAGCCGCGCCCGCGCCAGAGCGAGCCCCGCCTGGTTCGCGGCCGCAGTCAGCAACTCGAAGTCGTCGGGGCCGAAAGTGCCCGCACGGGGGCTCTCGACAGCCAGGACGCCGGCGACCCGGTCGCCCAGCGGTATGGGCACGTCGACTTCCGCGCCCAGGTTCTTAGCCACTACCAGCCGCGGGTCTGTGGTCACATCCGGGGTATAGTGGAGCTGTCCGTCCAGCAACGGCCGCTCGGTCAGCCCGCGGCCGGGAGGGATACGGAAGTCGGGCGGCACGTCAGCCCAGCCCACACTGGCGCGCAGCACGCGGTCGCCCGTGTGCTCGTCAACCAGGAACACGCCCAGGAAGTCGTAGCCGCGCGCCTCGTTGTGCAGACCCTGGACGAGGCAGCGGCAGACCTGGTCCTCGTCCAGTGCGCCCGCCAGCTCGGTGCTCAGCCGGAGCAGGATTTCCTGGCGCCGCGCCAGGTCGACGCCGCTCCCGCGGGGCGGGTTGCTGCCCCGCTTCTTGCTCGCCATGGCTCCTCCGTTACCGCA
Encoded proteins:
- a CDS encoding response regulator — its product is MASKKRGSNPPRGSGVDLARRQEILLRLSTELAGALDEDQVCRCLVQGLHNEARGYDFLGVFLVDEHTGDRVLRASVGWADVPPDFRIPPGRGLTERPLLDGQLHYTPDVTTDPRLVVAKNLGAEVDVPIPLGDRVAGVLAVESPRAGTFGPDDFELLTAAANQAGLALARARLVAQERRLLEAERRRADEQEALFATIADLSAELELGRLLQAVLGRAVGLLNATGGELAVWDEAKAELVIAANYRTGQGSTGRRLAVGEGAMGHVARTRQPMIIPDYQTWEGRSVQYGEVGAHAVVVAPLLIGGRLVGAINVWDGDPARHFGPQDVRLLNLFGPQAAVAIENARLFTAAQQQKQYFEAVVRKSPVSIVTLDLEHNIMGVNPAFEKLFGWSEEEVHGRNLDSLVTTEASRSEAVAYTYQALASSAHGIVKRRRKDGTLIDVEMLAVPVLVEGELVGLMALYHDISELLHARELAESANRAKSQFLANMSHELRTPLNAIIGYSEMLEEEAHELGQQPLVPDLQKIQAAGRHLLGLINDILDLSKIEAGRTELYLESFDVGRMVDEVATTIQPLLEKRSNRLKLVRGDSPGSMYSDQVKVRQCLLNLLSNACKFTEGGSITLEVRREWAEGERRVEWLRFRVKDSGIGMTPEQLSRLFQPFSQADASTARKYGGTGLGLAITRRFCQMLGGDVRAASKLGRGSTFTIRLPAQVPLPAESAALAAAAAPAALEAGSGEAGTLLVIDDDAAARELVRRSLSREGFRVEEAASGEAGLRRARELHPDVITLDVIMPGLDGWAVLAALKADPELADIPVVMLTILDNQNLGFALGATEYLTKPVDRERLLAVLGRYRRGDGEGPVLIVEDDAAIRSMLRRILEREGYAAIEAENGRAALERMLQQRPQLVLLDLVMPEMDGFEFAAALREREEWRTIPVIVVTAKELTAADRQRLNGFVEAILQKGAYTRERLLAEVRELVAAHVKRRRLAPAARE